In one Spirosoma rigui genomic region, the following are encoded:
- a CDS encoding capsule assembly Wzi family protein: MRFLCLVGSLFFLTVCSVQAQQNQLKSPVRFNAEVGALTATPAHTPLWLSANQYGIVPPRGSFGTLRVGMQRDYAVQSDSTRRKKSRLDWGFGVYAVANVGAPRQDYNPALLLPDAYLKVKLGWLEFYGGNRREVIGLGDTVLTSGFVAWSGNAIPFPKIQLHTPDYVSLKFTEARLAIKAGYAHGWFANTYIQGSYLHQKYLYGRLGKPSAKVRLYAGLNHQVQWGGRADYLVGTPLAVNGTLPTSFSDYLSLVSGHYPEDLQNSRFTGFDGENRIGNHVGSYDIALEWKRPKSNWFLYHQHIYDDASGLALQNLPDGLTGLRFLNPQKTRAAFRVQRLVLEWLSTTNQSGPTFDQRIRYQGRDNYFNHSQYREGWSYRGRTLGTPLITPRSDFSPYVNSFAGGGFFPNNRVVAWYAGAGGVFRNGPTVTARASYSRNFGTYNQHYPRPFHQFSTLVSAQWPLAGWPGTVLTTSVALDRGELFTNSIGSYLSLRKSW; encoded by the coding sequence ATGCGTTTTCTCTGCCTCGTTGGTAGCCTGTTCTTTTTGACTGTCTGTTCTGTACAGGCACAGCAAAACCAACTCAAATCACCCGTCCGCTTTAATGCCGAAGTGGGTGCGCTGACGGCTACACCCGCCCATACGCCTTTGTGGCTTAGCGCCAATCAGTATGGCATTGTCCCCCCACGTGGCTCCTTCGGTACCCTGCGAGTTGGTATGCAGCGCGATTATGCCGTTCAGTCTGATTCTACCCGCCGGAAAAAGTCCCGACTCGACTGGGGTTTCGGCGTATATGCCGTAGCCAACGTGGGCGCCCCCCGCCAGGACTACAACCCGGCCCTGCTGCTGCCCGATGCCTACCTGAAGGTAAAGCTCGGCTGGCTCGAATTCTACGGTGGCAACCGGCGCGAAGTGATCGGGTTGGGCGATACGGTGCTGACATCCGGATTCGTCGCCTGGTCGGGAAACGCCATTCCGTTTCCCAAGATACAGCTGCACACACCCGATTACGTATCGCTGAAATTTACGGAAGCCCGGCTGGCCATCAAGGCCGGATACGCCCACGGCTGGTTTGCCAACACCTACATTCAGGGTAGTTACCTCCACCAGAAATACCTCTACGGTCGACTCGGTAAACCGAGCGCAAAAGTCCGGCTGTACGCCGGTCTCAACCACCAGGTCCAGTGGGGCGGCCGCGCCGATTACCTGGTGGGTACCCCGCTGGCCGTTAACGGTACGCTGCCCACCTCGTTCAGCGATTACCTGTCGCTCGTGAGCGGCCACTACCCCGAAGATCTCCAAAACAGCCGTTTTACGGGCTTCGACGGCGAAAACCGGATTGGGAACCACGTAGGTAGCTACGACATTGCCCTGGAGTGGAAACGACCGAAGAGCAACTGGTTTCTATACCATCAGCATATCTACGACGATGCATCGGGGCTGGCCCTGCAGAACCTGCCCGATGGCCTGACGGGTCTGCGCTTTCTCAACCCGCAGAAGACCCGCGCTGCTTTCCGGGTGCAACGGCTGGTGCTGGAATGGCTCAGCACAACCAATCAGAGTGGTCCCACCTTCGACCAGCGCATCCGGTACCAGGGCCGCGATAATTATTTCAACCACAGCCAGTACCGTGAAGGCTGGTCTTACCGGGGGCGCACGTTGGGTACACCCCTCATCACGCCCCGGTCCGATTTCAGCCCCTACGTCAATTCATTCGCGGGTGGCGGCTTCTTCCCCAACAACCGGGTAGTAGCCTGGTACGCCGGAGCGGGTGGTGTTTTCCGCAACGGGCCAACTGTTACCGCGCGGGCTTCTTATAGCCGGAATTTTGGTACGTATAACCAGCACTATCCACGCCCATTTCACCAGTTTTCAACGCTGGTATCGGCCCAATGGCCGTTAGCCGGATGGCCCGGTACGGTACTTACCACATCGGTAGCCCTCGACCGGGGCGAACTGTTCACCAACTCAATTGGCAGCTACTTGAGCCTGCGAAAGAGCTGGTAA